The nucleotide sequence GGTAACCAAAGCCTGCGGGAACCGCGATCGCACAAAGGTGCCCCGACACCGCGCTGACGATCGCCAACAATGTGCTGATCGCGATCATTCGTCCCAGTCGATCGGTCAACAAGAACGCGGCCGCCGGCGGAACGACAAACATGGCGACAACCAAGATGTTTCCAACGCTTTCAAAACTGGCCACCGCCGTCACGGCCACCAATACCATCAACACGTAGTGGATCAGGGTCGAACTGAACCCCATGGTTGTGGACAGTCCCGGGTCAAACGAACTGACCTTCAGCTCTTTGTAAAACAACAGCAAAAACGCCAAGTTGACCAACATCACGACAGCAAGCACGACCACCGCACGAGGTATCGCCCCGAAAACTGTGTCCAAGCGATCCAGCGGCGTCAGTTCGATGGCCCCGTACAACACACATCCCGGATCCAGATCCACGTGATCGGCAGCCTGGACGACCAAGATCAACCCCAAGGCAAACAATGACGTGAACACCACGCCCATCGATGCGCCTTCATCCACGCTGCCGGCTCGGCGTATCCATTCGGTGAACAAGGCGGTCAGAACGCCAACGATGACCGCCCCCAAAAACATCGGCACGCTGGAACGACTGTCGCTGATGAAAAACGCGACCGCCAAACCGGGCAAGACCGCGTGGGTGACCGCGTCGCCAAGCAGGCTCATGCGCCGCAACACCAAAAAGTTACCCAACAGCGCACAGGCCACGGCACAAAGCACACCGGCGACAATGATCCAGCCGTCCAGTTCCCACGTCAGCGTGTTCAGCGGTTCGATCATGTCACGGATCACGGCGACGTCTCCTGTGAATCGGAGACATTCCTGTCGACACCAGCCTTTGCACCGGAGCTGGCGTCGTCACCGCCGCCGTGGTCCAAACGGTGCGGGCTTTCGGGAACCTGCACGCGACTGGGCGAATGCTGCAGCAGGTCTTCCAGTTCCGCGACCACTTCCGGTTCCAACACGTGTTCGATCGCATCGGCGTCGCGATCGACGCGTCCCGGTGCGATGTCCGCGTAATTGATCAGGTACAGTTCCCACAGGCGGTGTTGACGCGTCAGACGAGCCGCCTCGTTGACCCCGGCTCGCGTCAATCGGACGTGCTGGTCGCGGTCACGGAACCTAACCAAGTCGTCGTCTTGGGCACGATCGATCGTGCGTTCCAATTGCCGCGGCGTCCAACTGCGGACCGGCAACAGAGTTTGCATTGACAGAAATTCGCGGAATCGATCGGGAACCCCCGACGCATCACGTTCCAATGTTTCATAGATCGCCCGCAACAAATGCTGGCGTTCAATTTTGCGGTTCAAACGCAATCGCCGCAGCGTCCGTCCCAGGATGCCCTTCTGTGGCCCCAGGAACATGCTGAAAGCAAAGAACGCCGTGCAAACCAAGACGATCATCGCGCCCGATGGCAGCTTGGAAAACAACGCACTCATCGCAGCGCCGATGATTCCGCTGATCGCACCCAGCGTCGCGGCGATCAACGTCATCGGGGCCATCCGCTGAGTCCAAAACCGCGCGGCCGCGGCAGGGATGACCAACAACGCAATCATCAATACCAATCCGACCGCTTGCAGACCAACGATCGAAACGGCGACGACCAAGGACATCAACGCGATGTCCAGCAACAACACGGGCAACCCACGTGATGCGGCAAACGATTCGTCGAAGCACAGCAGCTTGAATTCTTTGAACAGCAATACACACAGCGTGACCGCGACGCCGGATGCCGCGATGATCCACTTCGCATCGGCCAAACCCATCGACGCGGTTTTGCCATAGATGAACGCTTCCAACCCGGCGGCGTGTCCCGTCTGTGTTTGCTGCACGATTCCCAACAGCGCGATGCCGGCGCCGAAGAAAACGCTCAGTACGATTCCCAGCGCGGCGTCTTCATGCAATCGCGTCAGATTGCGGATCAACAGGATCACAGCCACACCGATCAGGCCGCTGATCGTCGCGCCGAACAACAACGTGGGCAGCGACTTTCCGTCCAATCCAACCGCACTGGCGATCAAAAACGCCAACGCGATCCCCGGCAAACTGGCGTGACTGATCGCGTCACCCAGCAAGGCACGACCGCGCAGCAGCGTAAAACTGCCGACCAGCCCGCCGGCGCAACCCAGCACCGCAGTACCCAGAATCACCACACGGCTGTTGTAATCGCGAAAGGTCAAAACGCGTTGCCACTGCGACCAGGTCGGCCAAGTCACACTGCGATCGGTCAACGTCGACGTGCCTTCGGCGGCGCAAGCCGTCGATCCACAAGCGACCGACATCAGCAAGACCAAAATCACGAAACCCACGGCCGCCGAACCGAACGGACGTCTGAGAAACCCACGTAGAAAACCACCGATAAACATATTCTTGATGAAGTCGCGAAACGTCGCCGACGAATCACAGACTGCGTTCCCTTCGCCGCATCGCTTCGGTGACTTCGTCCAACAGCGTCAGACGTCCGCCATAAGTCTTTTGAAGATTCTCCGACGTGAACACTTCGTCGACCGGACCATGGGCGACCACTCGCATGTTCAACAGAACGACGTAGTCGAAAAAGTCCGCCACGGTTTGCAAATCGTGATGGATGACGACCACCGTCTTTTGCAACGCCTTCATCTGTCGCAAGATCTCAACAATCGCTCGCTCGGTGGCCGCGTCGACCGCCGCGAACGGTTCGTCCATCAAATACAGATCCGCGTTTTGGACCAACGCGCGAGCCAAAAAGGTCCGTTGTTGTTGCCCGCCGGACAGCTGGCTGATTTGACGTTTCGCCAAATGCGGAATGCCGACTTGTTCCAGTGCATCCATTGCCGCCCGCCGATGTTTTTTGCGGACCGGCATGCACCAGCCGATTTGCCGGTACAACCCCATCGTGACGACCTCCAACGCATCCACCGGAAAATCCCAGTCGACCGTTTCGCGTTGGGGAACGTAGCCGACGCGACTGCGTTGATGCTTGTATGTGTCACCGAACACGCGAACCCGGCCCGACGCGCGTGGCACCAGGTCCATGATCGCTTTCAGCAACGTGCTTTTGCCCGCCCCGTTGGGACCGATCACGCCGACCAGCGATCCGGCGGGAAGATCGAACCCGACATCCCAGATGACCGGTTTGCGGTGATACGCGACGGTCAGGTCATCCACCGACAAGGGAACCGACGTGTCGGCAGTCACCGCAGGACCGCTGGATGACGTTCCATTGGGGGACGATGCGCCGGACGACGCTGCGTTGACGGTGGAACCGGTGGCGGTCATGACGATGGATGTTCTTTGACGGAGTTCAATTTGCCGTGCATTCCCGATTCTGGTGCCTGGCCGCCCAACGCACGCGCGACGGTCGTCACGTTGTGATCCAGCATGCCAACGTAGGTTCCTTCGTAAGTGCCTTGCGGCCCCATGGCATCGGAAAACAAAACACCGCCCAACTTAATCTCGAATCCCTGTGCGGCGGCACCTTCGATCAAGGCCTTGATGTTTTTGGGCGAAACACTGCTTTCGGTAAACACCGCCCGCACTTTCCGTTGCACCAACAGATCGACCAATTCGTTGATCTGCTGCAGGCCCGCTTCCGATTCGGTCGAAAGGCCTTGCACGCCCAACACTTCCAAATCGTAGGCACGACCAAAATAGTTGAACGCATCGTGTGATGTGATCATCACACGGCTTTTCCTGGGGATCGTTGCCAGGGTTTTCTTAGCGTACTGGTGCAATTCTTCCAATTCGGATTGATACGCTGCTGCGTTTTGCCGAAACGTTTCCGCGTCTTTGGCCGAAAATTCAACCAACGCTTCGCTAATCACGTCGACGCACTGCGACCAAGCGGACGCGTCCATCCACACGTGGGGATCGGCATGCCCCGCAGCGTCGTCTGGCAACAACAAGTATTCCTTGTCGATCCTTTCGGTGACCGCAAACACAGGCTTGCTGCGTCCGACCTGGCCCAGGGTGTCCGCTAGTTTTCCTTCCAGCATCAATCCGGAATAAAAGATCACGTCACCGGACATGATCAATGCCACGTCGTCACGCGACGGGTTGTACAAGTGCGGGTCCACGCCGGCACCGATCACCTGAACCACATCGACGCGCTCACCGCCGACCGCACGGACCAGATCCGCCACCATGCCCGTCGTCGCAATGACACGGATCGTTGCACCGGAGCCGGGCGATTTCGATTGGTTGTCGGACGGCTTACCGCACCCGATCCAACAAGTGATGCACACCAACAAACCGATACCCAAGCATCGCGCCGGTGTGCGGACGGTGTGCGGCGTGCGTCGCAGGGACATCGCTAGACCTTCTGTGCGAAAGCGCGAATGTCGGCTTCCAGACTGGCGACGCGCTCATCCAAGGTCTTACCGGCTTGGCCCAAGTCTTGCGACTGTTCGGGTGACAATCGCGTGAACATATAGAACTTGACCTTCGGCTCGGTGCCGCTGGGACGCACCGCGACATAGTTTCCTTCGTCAGCCAGGTCCATGATGATCAAGTTACCGTTCGGGCCGGCCAGCGGGCTGGTGCTGCCGTCGGCAATGCTGGTCGTCGTGTTCGCCTGGTAATCACGCACCGCAGCCACATCGATCGAGGCCAACGATTTCGGCGGGTCGCTGCGGAATGCGGCCATCAGCCGCTGCATCGCAGCCATGCCTTCGCTGCCTTCCATGAACACGTTGACCAAACTTTCGCGGTGCAACCCATGTTGGCGGTACAGATCATTCAAGTACTCGTGCATCGACTTTCCGGCCGCTTTCAATTCCGCCGCCAGTTCGCTGATCAACATGCAGGCAACGGCGCCGTCTTTATCGCGGCAATATTGTCCGACCAGATAGCCGTGCGATTCTTCGGTGCCGAACAGAAAATCATCCGGGCCTTCGCGATCCACGACTTCGGCAATGTACTTGAACCCGACCAACAGATCGCCTTCACAGCGAACGTCGAACGATGCGGCAATGCGACGAATCAACTCCGTCGTGACCAGCGTTTTGATCACGTACTTTTGTGGATTCAGCTTGCCCGCTTCCTTGGCTTTGGAAAGCACGAACTGGGTCAGAATTGCACCGATCTGGTTGCCATTGAAGGTCGCCCATTCGCCTTGGACGTCCGTGGTCAGCGGCGCCGCCACGCCCAAACGGTCGCAATCCGGGTCGGTCGCCAACACGACATCAAATCCGCCAGCCTTTGCCGCTTCGATCGGCTTTTCAAACACCGCCGTGTTTTCCGGGTTGGACACGTGGCCCGGGACGTTCGGGAAATCGCCGCTGGGTTCGGCGTGCGGTTCATACACCGTCACATCATCGAAGCCATCGCGTTTCAACAATGGAACGACCGCCGCCGCGCCCACACCATGCAGCGGTGAATACAGAATCTTGGCATCCCGTGGACCTTCGAACCGGCACGCCGCAGCCGCGTCAATGAATTTCGTATCGATTTCGTCGGTGATGATTTCCACACGACCGTCGGCCAACGCTTCATCGAACGGCGCGACGCGAATGTCTTGGCACGACATCACCTTGTCGATGATCGCCTTGTCGTGAGGCGGCAAGACTTGACCGCCGGTCGACCAATACACCTTCACCGCGTTGTCACTGGGCGGATTGTGGCTGGCGGTCACCATGATGCCGCAATCACAGTTCTTTTCGCGTACCGCAAACGACAACTGAGGCGTGGCTCGATAGTCGTCCAAGAAGTAGACCTTGAATCCCGCGGCCACCATGATGCCGGCGCACAGTTCGGCAAAGTGACGCGACTTGTGCCGCGTGTCATAAGCGATCGCACACGACAGGTCATCGCCGCCGACATGTTGGACGACATAGTCCGCCAGACCTTGAGCACTTTCACCGATGGTTCGGTCGTTGATGGCGTTGCTGCCGATCTCGTACATCCGGCCGCGACGGCCACCGGTGCCGAAGGGAATGATGGTCCAGAACACGTCGTCCAGCTTTTGCCACTTTTCGTCGCGGATGTGTTGGGCCACGACGTCGCGATAATCGGCATAGCGATCTTCGGTCAACCAAGCGGTGATGTTTTGGACCGCCGATTCGGTCAGCTTGCCGTCCTTTTGCGCCTTGTCGATCGCTTGCAGCAGTTCGGGCTGGTTCGTCTCTGTCGTGCTCATGTTTCGGAAAAAATGGGTGGCGTGGAAGATATCGACGGGGCGGGGAGAGGTGATGCCGACGCGAAGGTTGGGGGAACGGGTCGAACGCCCCGGATTCTATTTGTTTTTCGGGGGCTTTCGCAACGAGGCAGCGATCGGCCCCGCCGCGGCCCGATGCTTCAACGTCACCACCAAATACGTTCATAACGGAGCACTGGCGTACCGAACGGCAACCTCGCGGGGTATCAATTTCACGGTGGCGGTTGTCGGCAAACGTTTCGGCGATTTCAATTGGCGAAAACTTGGCCGACGGTTTCATCCGAACCCAGCCATCTTCTCAGCTCCTTCCTGGTTTTTTAGCGGACAAATGGCCGACCTTATCATCAGCGTCAGCGGACTGCGTGGCATCATCGGCGAAAACTTGACGCCCGAGGTCGCGGTGCGGTATGTCGCCGCGTTTGCCGCACAATTGCCGCCGGGCCCGGTGGTCGTCGGTCGCGACGGCCGTGACAGTGGGCCGATGATGAAATCGGCCATCATGGCGGCGCTTGCGGCCAGCGGTCGCCAGTGCATCGATGCCGACGTCTGTGCGACGCCCACGATCGGCGTTTTGGTCAAGGCACGGGGTGCGGCGGGCGGTGTTCAAATCAGCGCCAGCCATAACCCGCCCGCATACAACGGCATCAAGCTGTTTGGTGGTGACGGACGCGTTTTAGATGCCACCAAGGGTGCCGCGGTTCGCCAAGCCTACCTAGATGGCCGATCCGCCTTCGTTTCCCACGACGCCTTGGGCGAGATTACCGTCGACGAAGATCCGCATGCCGATCACTTGGCTGCGGTCTTGGCGACGATCGACCGCGATCGCATTGCCGCCGCAAAGCATCGGGTGCTGCTGGATAGCAACCACGGCGCCGGCGGCGTGCTGGGCGAGCGTTTGTTGAAGGAACTCGGGTGCGACGTGGTGTCACTGGGCGCAACGCCCGACGGCCAGTTCGAACACACGCCGGAACCGACCGAAACGAACTTGCGTGACGTCGCCAAAGCCGTGAAGGAATACGGATGCAGCGTTGGGTTTTGCCAAGACCCTGATGCGGATCGCCTGGCCTTGGTCGATGCCGATGGCCGCTATGTCGGCGAAGAATACACGTTGGCGTTGTGCGTCCAGCGTGCGATGAATCAACCCGATCTGCGTGGCGCGATCGTCATCAACGGCGCGACCAGCGGGATGAGCGAACGAATCGCCGCCGCGGCCGACCAGCCGTGTTTCCGCAGCGCCGTCGGCGAGGCCAATGTGGCGGACATGATGATCGCAAAAAACGCGACGTATGGCGGCGAAGGAAACGGGGGCCCGATTGACCCGCGTGTGGGATACGTCCGCGACAGCTTTGTGGCGATGGCCCAGGTTTTGGATCTGATGACCACGACCGACCAGACGCTGGCCGAATTGGTCGACCAGATTCCACGGCTACACATCCACAAGTCAAAAGCGGAAGTGTCTGCGGACCGTTTGCCAGAACTGTTCGATGCATTGATCGAGCTGCACGGCGATGCCGAAGCCAGCACCGGCGACGGCTTGCGACTGGCTTGGCGGGACAAATGGCTGCTGGTCCGTGGCAGCAACACCGAACCGATCGTCCGAATGATCGCCGAAGCCGAATCCGAGACGATGGCGCAGCAGCTGTGCCAGTCCGCAGCCGATCTGTTGCAGAAACCCTGAATCTGTTCCCCGCCGTAACACCGTAGGTCACGCTGTGCGTGACGGGCCCAGGCCGAAAAAGTCCTCCGTCCCCTTAACTCGATCGTGGCAGCAACACCGAACCGATCGTCCGAATGATCGCCGAAGCCGAATCCGAGACGACGGCGCAGCAGCTGTGCCAGTCCGCAGCCGATCTGTTGCAGAAACCCTGAATCTGTTCCCCACCGTAACACCGTAGGTCACGCTGTGCGTGACGGGCCCAGGCCGAAAAAGTCCTCCGTCCCCTTAACTCGATCCGGTCGCGAGCTGAAAGCCAAACTCGCTAAACAATACCCTGGAGATGACTCTCGTCTCGACGTTGCCATTCGGGCTTGCTCCTTTTTGCTTCTTTTTCCGCCCCCTGACTCTTAACAGTCTTCTGCCGACCATATTCGTCACTCGTCAACCCAGTGTAGCAAATCCGTAATCTGGTCAAACTCGGTGACATTCTCGAGATCGAGAACTTTGAAAGCTCTATTACTACAACAATGATTCCAAACGAAGTCGGCTTGTAGGTAAGACTCATAGCTCTTAATCTCTCCTCCAACTCGGGCCCTTTGAAACTCGGTACGTTTTAAAGAAACTGGAACGTACACGCCGTTCTGCGATCTCCAAACGTAGTTAGTTCTCGAGAATACTCTCCCTTTCGTACCCTCAGGGGTAAGGACACGCACAACCCGCTGGTCAGGCATCAAGGTATCACGATCAAAACGCCATTGCGTGCAGAGTCCGCTTTGCGTTTCAGCCCCTGTAAACAGCTCGACTAGCACGTGTTTCTGGCCAACCTCCTGGCTAGACACTGACTCTGCGCCTGTCTTTAACGAAGATAGGAATGCGCGCGTCGCGTCGTCAACGCGGTCGATGAAGGGAAAAGGATTGATACCCAGAGTGGAAAACTCGGGTATACCAAAACTCTTACGCACCTGGTCAATGTCAGAGTAGCTCCCACTTTTCCGATTCCCTGGAGTGACAAGCAGATAGCGACCATTGTCGGTGTATTGCAATCCATAGATGCTTCTCGTTCGCGAGTCATCGTCTGCCTTAGATGCCCCAAAACGATCGATCGCCAGAGACGACACGAACAAGACTGGATTCGAGCCAGTCGACTGATAGCGAAATATCCTCTCTGAAACGGAAATGTCACCCCAAGGTCTGTCGATAGTCTGCTCTATCCGACACTTTACATCAAAGATCTTGATGCTCTCATTGTTCGAAATCAAAGCGTTTAAGAATGAGGCCGGTATTCTTGAGTCTTGAGTCTTCTGTGGGCCGGATTCGTTCGTTTCAACTACTTGAGCGCAACAAAGACTTCCAAGCAACTGCGAATAACAAATAGCCAGCAGTAGAATCAACCTCATCGTTGACCACGAGTTGCAAATTCGCGCAGAGACGCGATCAAGAAATTCATATCGCATTTGATACCCTCGTGAATTAACATTCTACTTCTATGATGCGACGCCGACTAGGCGTCGTCACCCGCTCGCCCCATCACCGCCTACGCTCGCCGGACGGGCTCGATTCAAATCTTAACAATGAATTAGATAGCTGCAGTCACTCACTAGGCACAGTTTATCAATTGGTAACCCGAAGCGTCAGCGAGGGGCCGAAGTTATTCATTCATCAAGAATCCCTCGCTGACGCGTCGGGTTACCGTTTTCATTGGCCTTCGTGTTGAATTGAAAAACAGTGCCTAGTTGCGCAGTGCAGAATCGACCAAAAAACAAAAAGCAAAATGGGACGCAAAGTAATAAGAAACACACACCCCAACTCTCCGGTAATGCTGGCAAACCAAAAACAGAACTATTGAACATCCGCGGAAGCAACTATTTCCAGACTCTCCGTCAGTTTCTCATTTCCCCAGTTGATGGAAAGCAAAATTAAGTTTTTGGAATCAGACACTGCTATCGCTTCAGCCAACTCACTCGGGATTCGGAGCTCGCACCGAAGCAGCAGTGGTTGAACTGCCAGCTGCTTGACGACCAATTGTTTGCCATCAAGCGTCGCTTCAACCAGGGCACGCCCGGACTGAAAATTTGCATCTGAATCGCGAGGATTATTCTGTCTAATGACCATAAACCGCGCATAGTAGACACCGTCCTGGGTTCGAAGAATACGCAACGATGATGGCACCACACGGATTGCTCGCGACTTTGCCAGAATCACTGACAGTTCACGCGACACATTGTTTTTCGCATCGAAGATTTGGATGGGAATAGTCCGAGACGAATCAACATCCTTAGTCGGCATCTCAATCTCCAGATAGACTTCCCCATCCGACGTCTTCGGGCCCACGCGAACAGACAAGCCATGATGTTCAGCGAGTACCTTCGCCTTGATCAGCTTCGCCGTGACTGGTGAAGTGAACCGAATCGGCACGCGTCCTTCAAACATTTTGGACGTCTCGTCGGCTTCGATAACGATGCTCTCTGATGGTGTTGCCAGGAGCGCCTCTACTTTACATTGCAGCGAGATTCGTACTGCATCCCCTCCTGCATCGCTAGGCAAATAGTTGACAAACTGTACGATTTGTTCGCGGTTGTGTCTCCGAGGAACAGCGATATTGACTCTAAAATCTCCTTGTCCTCCCGGCGATATGTGTGTAACACTTTTTTCCACCTCGACGCACTTACAGGAAGTGGATGGCTCACCAAATGCAACCTCAGAACCTGTGGGATTCTTTACTCGAAGCGTAACCGAGGTAGGCGTGCCAACCCTGACGGCAGGCACATGCCCTTCGCCGGCGTACGACCCATCGCCAAGCTTCCTAAGCTCAACTACAACGACTTCCGCTGCTTCGGCGAAACAGATGTGAAACGAAACCGAGAAATGAATCAGCAAAACCAAACTGTGTCTAAAAAACATTGTGCTGCAAAAAGGTTTTCTGCGACCAACTCGCGATCCGGGCGTCTTTAAACTAATCACGTCGAATATACCGCCCCCCCCACACACGCAACCCCACCCCCCCCCCTCTTTTTTCCTTTTTTTCTGACGCAGAACAAAGGGGGCAGCAGAACAGACAAGGACACGACAAAGGGGTCAACACGACAAAGGGGTCAGGCGTCTTTTCCGAAGTGATGCCCGCGGGTTGACAGGCCCAGATAAACGTATTGATCACATACGACACCGACGTCGATCGCTCGCTCATGGAGGCCTGTTGCGGTGGAGCCTGGGCGCGATGTACGGGACCAACGGAAGGGGTGGTGCC is from Crateriforma conspicua and encodes:
- a CDS encoding phospho-sugar mutase, encoding MSTTETNQPELLQAIDKAQKDGKLTESAVQNITAWLTEDRYADYRDVVAQHIRDEKWQKLDDVFWTIIPFGTGGRRGRMYEIGSNAINDRTIGESAQGLADYVVQHVGGDDLSCAIAYDTRHKSRHFAELCAGIMVAAGFKVYFLDDYRATPQLSFAVREKNCDCGIMVTASHNPPSDNAVKVYWSTGGQVLPPHDKAIIDKVMSCQDIRVAPFDEALADGRVEIITDEIDTKFIDAAAACRFEGPRDAKILYSPLHGVGAAAVVPLLKRDGFDDVTVYEPHAEPSGDFPNVPGHVSNPENTAVFEKPIEAAKAGGFDVVLATDPDCDRLGVAAPLTTDVQGEWATFNGNQIGAILTQFVLSKAKEAGKLNPQKYVIKTLVTTELIRRIAASFDVRCEGDLLVGFKYIAEVVDREGPDDFLFGTEESHGYLVGQYCRDKDGAVACMLISELAAELKAAGKSMHEYLNDLYRQHGLHRESLVNVFMEGSEGMAAMQRLMAAFRSDPPKSLASIDVAAVRDYQANTTTSIADGSTSPLAGPNGNLIIMDLADEGNYVAVRPSGTEPKVKFYMFTRLSPEQSQDLGQAGKTLDERVASLEADIRAFAQKV
- a CDS encoding metal ABC transporter permease, with protein sequence MGFVILVLLMSVACGSTACAAEGTSTLTDRSVTWPTWSQWQRVLTFRDYNSRVVILGTAVLGCAGGLVGSFTLLRGRALLGDAISHASLPGIALAFLIASAVGLDGKSLPTLLFGATISGLIGVAVILLIRNLTRLHEDAALGIVLSVFFGAGIALLGIVQQTQTGHAAGLEAFIYGKTASMGLADAKWIIAASGVAVTLCVLLFKEFKLLCFDESFAASRGLPVLLLDIALMSLVVAVSIVGLQAVGLVLMIALLVIPAAAARFWTQRMAPMTLIAATLGAISGIIGAAMSALFSKLPSGAMIVLVCTAFFAFSMFLGPQKGILGRTLRRLRLNRKIERQHLLRAIYETLERDASGVPDRFREFLSMQTLLPVRSWTPRQLERTIDRAQDDDLVRFRDRDQHVRLTRAGVNEAARLTRQHRLWELYLINYADIAPGRVDRDADAIEHVLEPEVVAELEDLLQHSPSRVQVPESPHRLDHGGGDDASSGAKAGVDRNVSDSQETSP
- a CDS encoding metal ABC transporter ATP-binding protein: MTATGSTVNAASSGASSPNGTSSSGPAVTADTSVPLSVDDLTVAYHRKPVIWDVGFDLPAGSLVGVIGPNGAGKSTLLKAIMDLVPRASGRVRVFGDTYKHQRSRVGYVPQRETVDWDFPVDALEVVTMGLYRQIGWCMPVRKKHRRAAMDALEQVGIPHLAKRQISQLSGGQQQRTFLARALVQNADLYLMDEPFAAVDAATERAIVEILRQMKALQKTVVVIHHDLQTVADFFDYVVLLNMRVVAHGPVDEVFTSENLQKTYGGRLTLLDEVTEAMRRRERSL
- the glmM gene encoding phosphoglucosamine mutase is translated as MADLIISVSGLRGIIGENLTPEVAVRYVAAFAAQLPPGPVVVGRDGRDSGPMMKSAIMAALAASGRQCIDADVCATPTIGVLVKARGAAGGVQISASHNPPAYNGIKLFGGDGRVLDATKGAAVRQAYLDGRSAFVSHDALGEITVDEDPHADHLAAVLATIDRDRIAAAKHRVLLDSNHGAGGVLGERLLKELGCDVVSLGATPDGQFEHTPEPTETNLRDVAKAVKEYGCSVGFCQDPDADRLALVDADGRYVGEEYTLALCVQRAMNQPDLRGAIVINGATSGMSERIAAAADQPCFRSAVGEANVADMMIAKNATYGGEGNGGPIDPRVGYVRDSFVAMAQVLDLMTTTDQTLAELVDQIPRLHIHKSKAEVSADRLPELFDALIELHGDAEASTGDGLRLAWRDKWLLVRGSNTEPIVRMIAEAESETMAQQLCQSAADLLQKP
- a CDS encoding metal ABC transporter permease — translated: MIEPLNTLTWELDGWIIVAGVLCAVACALLGNFLVLRRMSLLGDAVTHAVLPGLAVAFFISDSRSSVPMFLGAVIVGVLTALFTEWIRRAGSVDEGASMGVVFTSLFALGLILVVQAADHVDLDPGCVLYGAIELTPLDRLDTVFGAIPRAVVVLAVVMLVNLAFLLLFYKELKVSSFDPGLSTTMGFSSTLIHYVLMVLVAVTAVASFESVGNILVVAMFVVPPAAAFLLTDRLGRMIAISTLLAIVSAVSGHLCAIAVPAGFGYRSTSTAGMMAVSAGALLAAAALFGPRHGILVRLVRRRLLALRILCDDVCAYLFRLGERQTVDAAGAGELAANLLTGRLPLHLATTFLRIKGQVSRDGDSFRLTESGRSRAQQLVRSHRLWEQYLVERAGLDQERIHDKAERLEHFTDLELRSRLDDETDRPTLDPHGAEIPDEQVETGERGEELAETESQKRDDRAADDRMRSNE
- a CDS encoding metal ABC transporter solute-binding protein, Zn/Mn family translates to MSLRRTPHTVRTPARCLGIGLLVCITCWIGCGKPSDNQSKSPGSGATIRVIATTGMVADLVRAVGGERVDVVQVIGAGVDPHLYNPSRDDVALIMSGDVIFYSGLMLEGKLADTLGQVGRSKPVFAVTERIDKEYLLLPDDAAGHADPHVWMDASAWSQCVDVISEALVEFSAKDAETFRQNAAAYQSELEELHQYAKKTLATIPRKSRVMITSHDAFNYFGRAYDLEVLGVQGLSTESEAGLQQINELVDLLVQRKVRAVFTESSVSPKNIKALIEGAAAQGFEIKLGGVLFSDAMGPQGTYEGTYVGMLDHNVTTVARALGGQAPESGMHGKLNSVKEHPSS